A single region of the Nicotiana sylvestris chromosome 6, ASM39365v2, whole genome shotgun sequence genome encodes:
- the LOC104227028 gene encoding peroxisomal membrane protein 11D-like, translated as MSLDAARAELALAVLYLNKAKARDKICRAIQYGSKCLSNGEPGTVQNVDKSNSLARKVFHLFKFINDLHGLIIPTAPGTPLPLILLGKSKNALLSTFLFLDQIVWLGRTGIYKNKERPRTHPAASMHTHGGKVKQSG; from the coding sequence ATGAGCCTAGATGCTGCCAGAGCAGAGCTTGCCCTTGCAGTCTTGTACTTGAACAAAGCGAAGGCAAGGGACAAGATATGTAGGGCTATACAATATGGTTCAAAATGCCTGAGTAATGGAGAGCCTGGCACTGTACAAAATGTCGACAAATCAAATAGCTTAGCAAGGAAAGTGTTCCATCTTTTCAAGTTTATCAATGATCTACATGGTCTTATTATCCCAACTGCCCCAGGAACCCCACTTCCTCTCATCTTGTTGGGAAAGTCAAAAAATGCATTGTTGTCAACTTTCTTGTTTCTGGATCAAATTGTGTGGCTTGGAAGGACAGGCATTTACAAGAACAAAGAACGCCCAAGAACCCACCCTGCTGCTTCCATGCACACACACGGAGGAAAAGTgaagcagtccggttaa